The genome window GTCGTAGCACATCGTGCACTTGAACGCGCCGCCGTCGCCGGGCCGGATGTCGATCACGCCGTAGGGGCAGGCGGGCACGCAGTACCCGCAGCCGTTGCACACGTCGTCCTGCACGACGACAGTGCCGTACTCGGTCCGGAAGAGGGCTCCGGTGGGGCAGACGTCCAGGCACGCGGCGTGGGTGCAGTGCTTGCACACGTCCGACGACATCAGCCAGCGCACCGACCCGTCGCCGCCCGAGGGGCCCATGCCAGGCATCCCGAGGTCCACCGACTCCGGGGCGGTGGCCGCCGCGGACCCGTTCTCCACGTGCTGCTCGATGAACGCGACGTGGCGCCACGTGCTCGCGCCCAGCGCACCGGTGTTGTCGTAGGACATGCCGGTCAGCTCCACGCCGTCCTCGGGCAGCAGGTTCCACTGCTTGCAGGCGACCTCGCACGCCTTGCACCCGATGCAGACGCTCGTGTCGGTGAAGAACCCGACCCGTTCCGGGTGGTCGGCCGGATAGCCCGCATCTCCCGCGGGGTCGGCCAGCGGACCGCTGAGCCGGTTGTCGGTCACTGCCGTTCCTCCCCTCGTCGTTCCCCGGTGAGCCGCGGGTCGTCGGCGTACTCGGTGCCGGTGAGCTCGGTGATGCCCGCCCGCCTGCGGTACTGCTCGACGAACCGGGCCAGCTCCGGGCCCCGCGGACGCCTGCCGGGCCGGATGTCGCAGGTGCCCGCCTTGGTCTCCATGATGTGCACGTTGGGGTCCAGCGCCACGTTGATCAGCTCGTTGGCCGCGTCGCCGGTGGTCAGGCCGTTGGGTCCCCAGTGCCACGGGATGCCGATCTGGTGGATCGTGCGGTCCCCGAGGCGCAGCGGACGCATCCGCGGCGTCACCAGCACGCGGCCCTCGATCGCACTGCGCGCCGTCACCACGGTCGCCCAGCCCAGGTGCTCCAGGCCCCGCTCGGCGGCCAGCTCGGGCGAGACCTCCAGGAACATCGCCGGGGCCAGCTCCGAGA of Saccharopolyspora erythraea contains these proteins:
- a CDS encoding 4Fe-4S dicluster domain-containing protein, which encodes MTDNRLSGPLADPAGDAGYPADHPERVGFFTDTSVCIGCKACEVACKQWNLLPEDGVELTGMSYDNTGALGASTWRHVAFIEQHVENGSAAATAPESVDLGMPGMGPSGGDGSVRWLMSSDVCKHCTHAACLDVCPTGALFRTEYGTVVVQDDVCNGCGYCVPACPYGVIDIRPGDGGAFKCTMCYDRQGAGLAPACATACPTESIQYGPLEELRERAAARVDELHAQGVTEARLYGHEPDDGVGGDGAFFLLLDEPEVYGLPPDPVVTTRDLPSMWRCAAAAAATGAALVAGCFLGRKK